The sequence below is a genomic window from Desulfovibrio sp. Huiquan2017.
AACTGGCCGGGCCAGAATCGGGTGTCGTCATTGGGATAGGAGGCCAGCAGCCGGATGGTGCCCGTGGTCGTGTCCACCGCGTTGTCCACGGCGGCCAACACTCCGTCCACCGGCGTGGTGCTCGTGCCGGACGGGGTGATGCTGACCCGCATGGGGCCCTGTTTGCGGCGTTCCATGATCTCGCCCAGGTACCGCTCGGGCAGGGTGAAGGAGACATTGATGGGCTTGATCTGGTTGATGACGCAGAGCGTGCGGTCGTCGTTGGCCTTGATGACGTTGCCCACGTTGACCTGGACGATGCCCACCCGTCCCGAGATGGGGGCGCGGATGGCGGCGTAGTCGCGGTCGAGCCGGGCCTGTTCCAGGGCGGCTTCGCCCAGCCGGATGGTGTTCTCCAGCGACGTGGCCTCCGCAAAGGTGTTGTCGTAGGACTCCTGGGCGACCACGTTCAGGTCGCGCAGCCGGGAATAGCGGCGAAGGTCTTCCTTGGCCTTGTTCAGGTGGGCGCGGTCGCGGTCGAGCCGGGCCTGGGCCTCTTTGATGGCCAGGTCGAAGGAACGCGGGTCCACCTGGAAAAGCAGGTCGCCCGCCTCCACGTCCTGGCCGTTTTGGACCAGTTGCCTCTCGATGATCCCGCCCACCCGGGATTTGATCTCCACCGACGCCAGCGGGGTGACGTTGCCCACGGCGGACAGGGTCACGGGCACGTCCTCGCGCACCGCGGCTACGGCCGTGACCGGGACCACGCGCTCCCGTTTGGCTTTCTTGTCGTTGCCCCCGCAAGCCGCGAGGAGTCCCGTTGCGAGGAGGCAGAGCAGCCCGGCCGCAACCGGGCCGAGGACCCATTTTCGGAGCCCGCATCCATGACGATCGAAAACAGATGAGCGAGGCACATGCCCTCCAGGTATGCAGCCCCGCCTCGGGCGGGCGCCGGATGTCCGCCGGCCACCGGGCCTGATGGACGGTTGTTCAATTCATACTGTCCGCGTTTATAATTGCAAAGAAACGCAAACACAATGGGGTCGTCGCCGGGAACTGCTCCCCGTCCGGCTTCGCCGTGTCACCGCCCGGAGAATAGTCAGGCGATCCGGTCTGTTGACGCCATGAAAAAAGTGACGGTGGAACTGGTTCGCCCTCCTCTCTTCCACTACCCCCTATATTCCCTTGCCGCCCCATGCGTGCGGGCGGTGAATGTCTCCGAAATGTTGATCGGGATCAATGTGATGAATTAAATATTCTCCTATGATATGTACGTGAATAGCCAATAGTGGCTTGGAATGTAAGGAGGTATGATAATGACAGTATCCCGTAGAGGATTTTTGGGCGCGTTGGGGATCGCGGGGGCGGCCTCGGCGACACTGCCCGGAAATGCGCAGGCGTGGCAATCCAAGGCGCCGCCCGATCCGTTCGGCTGCCTGGTGGATCTGACCCGCTGCGTGGGGTGCCGGAAGTGCGAGCAGGCGTGCAGCGAGGTCAACGACCTGCCCGAACCCGCCGTGAAGTTCGACGACCTGACCGTGCTCGACGCCAAGCGCCGGCCGGACCAGAACGCTTTCACGGTTATCAACCGGTACTACACCGGGCGCATCGACGAGCGCGATAAACTGGTGCCGACCTTCGTCAAGGTGCAGTGTATGCACTGCCAGGACCCGGCCTGCGTGTCGGCCTGCATCACCGGGGCCCTGACCAAGAAGGAGAACGGGGCGGTCCATTACGACGTGAACAAGTGTATCGGCTGCCGCTATTGCATGGCGGCATGCCCCTTCGAGATCCCGGCCTACGAATACGACAAGCCCATCCTGCCCAGGGTGCGCAAGTGCACGTTCTGCTTCGAGCGCATCAGCAAGGAAGGCGGCAAGCCTGGCTGCGCGTCCATCTGCCCGGTGGAGGCGATCACCTTCGGCAAGCGTTCGGAACTGCTGCGCCTGGCACGGAACCGCATTGAGAGCGACCCGGCCCGGTATATCGACCACATCTACGGCGAACACGAGGTGGGCGGCACGAGTTGGCTGTACATCTCCAACGTGGATTTCAAGAAGGTCGGCTTCCAGGAACTGCCCACGCGGCCCATGCCGCAGACCACGGAGACCATCCAGAGCGCGCTGTTCAGCTACCTGTGGTCCCCGCTGGCCCTGTTCGGGGTCCTGGGGGCGGTCATGGGCGTGACCTCGCGCAAGCATGACAAGGAGAACGGCCATGACGCATAAGCCCGCACCTATCGATCGGCCCTTCTGGACCCCCGGCGTGCTGGTCATGCTCGTCCTGATGATCGGGGCCGGTCTGACCCTCGTCGTCCGCTACACCTACGGCCTGGCCGCCGTGACCAACCTGAGCAACCACTATCCGTGGGGCATCTGGATCGGCCTGGACGTGGCCTCGGGCGTGGCCCTGGCCGCAGGCGGGTTCACCACCGCCTTTCTGGCCCACATCATGGGCCGCCATTACTACGAGGCCGTGACCCGGCCCGCACTGCTGACCGCCGCGCTCGGATACACCTTCGTGGCCCTGGCCGTGACTTTCGACGTGGGCCGCTCCTGGGCCATCTGGAAGCCGGTCTTCTATCAGAATCACACCTCGGCCCTGTTCGAGGTGGCCATGTGCGTCATGGCCTACGTCACCGTGCTGTGGATCGAGTTCATCCCGGTCCTGGCCGAGAGGCTGGGCCGCAAAATCAAGCTACTGGCCTTCCTGGATCGCATCCTGGACAAGACCATGTGGGTCTTCATCATCCTCGGGGTGGTGCTGTCCTGCATGCACCAGTCCAGTCTGGGCACCCTGATGGTTATCGCGCCGACCAAGACGTCGCCGCTGTGGGCCACGCCGCTGCAACCGCTGCTGTTCCTGACCTCCGCCTTTGCCGTGGGCTATCCCATGGTCATCGTGGAGACGACCATCGCCACCACCTCGCTCAAGCTGGAGTCCGAGATGAACGTGCTCGGCCCGCTGTCCAGGATCACCATCCTGCTGCTCGGCGTGTACATGGTCATCAAGCTCGGCGACCTGGTCTCGCGGGGGGCGTACGCCACCCTGCTGGACGGCTCGGCCCAGAGCAACTCCTTCCTGGTGGAGGTGGGACTCGGCGTGATCCTGCCGTGGGTCATGCTCCTTTTCCCGGCGGTGCGCCGTTCGCGCAGGCTGTTGTTCTGCGCGGCCCTGCTCATCGTTTCGGGCGTGATGCTCAATCGGTTCAACGTGTTCGTGGTCTCGTTCAAGGCCCCGTATGCGGAACATCCGTATTACCCGGCCATAGGCGAAATACTGGTCACCGCCGGAGCCGTGGCCACGATCTTCTTCCTTTACAGGCTGATCGTGACTTGGTTCCCGGTGCTTTCCGCCCAACGACAGGAGGTGTCCCGATGATGAGCAAGCTAAATTGGCGGCTGGCCGCCGCCGTTCTGGTCATGCTCCTGGGCGTCGGGGTCTGCGGCTATGCCGCGCCCGCGCCGGATGCCAAGTCCGAGGCCGTGGAAAAGTCCCGCAAGGATCGGGTTCCCATGCCCGCAGGGTGGTCGCCCGAGGATCAGGTCAAGGCCGAGGAGGAGGCGAAAAAGGCGTACCCCTTCGTCAAGGACGTGCTCATGGAGGATCTGCCCCTGCGCCAGCAGCGTCTGCGCGAGATGGGGCTGGGCCTCAAGGACGTCAAGCACAGCTACATGCTGCTCGACAGCCCCTATGTGGACACCTATGAGCGCAAGTACGGGCCGGTGCGCTTCATGCATGCCAAGCATGCGGCCGCCCTGGACGGGGACTGTGCCGCCTGTCACCACTTCCGCCCGGCGGACGAAAAGTCCCCGGAAGCGGTGGCCTGCCGCGCCTGCCACCAGGACAACCGCCAGGAGAACGGCAAGGAGCGCATCGGGCTCAAGGCCGCCTACCACATGCAGTGCATGAACTGCCACGAGAAGATGAAAAAGGGGCCGGTCAGTTGCGAAGGGTGTCACGACAAGCGCCCGGTGGACCACAAGGAACTGGTCAAGCTCCCGGAAAATCCCACCCCGCAGCAGGTCACCCGGGAGTGCCTGCGCTGTCACGAGCAGGCGGGCGAGGACATGCTGACCACGGCCCACTGGCTGTGGCGCGGACCGTCCCCGTACACGGTGGAGCACCGCAAGAGCGTCATGTCCGGCAAGGGCACCACGACTCTGAACAACTTCTGCCTGTCCGCCATCAGCAACGAGAAGCGGTGCACCTCCTGCCACGCCGGTTACGGTTGGAAGGACGACACCTTCGACTTCTCCAACCAGGAAAATATGGACTGCCTGGTCTGTCACGACACCACGGGCAGCTACAAGAAGGCCCCGCCCGCGGCGGGCATGCCCGACCCCAAGGTGGACATGGTCTACGTGGCCAAGAACGTCGGCCCCACCAGCCGCAAGACCTGCGGCGTCTGCCACTTCAGCGGCGGGGGCGGGGATGCTGTCAAGCACGCGGACATGTCGGCCCAGCTGTATTGGCCCGACCGCAACTGCGACGTGCATATGGGCGGTTACGACTTCCAGTGCGTGGAGTGCCACAAGACCCGGAACCACAAGATCTCGGGCCGGTCCACTTCCGTGCCCGTGGCCGAAGGGTCCCGCGCTTGCGAGGACTGCCACACGTCCAAGCCTCACTATGGCGACAGCCTGCTCGACCATCACCTGAACAAACACTGCGAGACCGTGGCCTGCAATACCTGCCATTCGCCCATCTACTCCAAGTGCGCGGCGACCAAGACCTGGTGGGATTGGTCCACGGCGGGCGACAAGCAGCGCGAGGTGCACAAGGACAAGTACGGGAAGCCGGACTACAACTGGATGAAGGGTGACTTCCGCTGGAAAGAGGCGTCACAGCCGGTCTATGAATGGTTCAACGGATTCATGGAGCGCCGCCTGCTGGGCGACCTCATCGAGCCCGAGGCCAAGGGCTTCCGGCCTGGCGAACATCCGACGCCTGCGCAAAAGGCCGCCATGACGGTGACGGACATCACCCGTCCGGTGGGCTCCTTCGGGGACCCGCGCTCCAAGATCACGCCGTTCAAGATCATGGCGGGCATCCAACCCGCGGATGCCGAGTACCGGTATTTGCTGGTGCCGCACCTCTTCCCCTACGGCAAGGACGACGTCTCCGCCTTCTGGAAGGGGACCGACTGGCAGTCCGCGTTCAAGGAAGGCATGGCCAAGGCCGGGCTGCCTTACAGCGGCAAGTATATGTGGGTCGCCACCAACATGTATTGGCGCATCGAGCACGAGGTCATGCCCAAGGAGCACGCCCTGTCCTGTGCGCAGTGCCATGACAGCCTCAAAGGCGAAAAGACCTGCGACCGCTGCCATCAGGATGCCCGCGACGGCCGGTTCCGGGAATTGACGGAAAAGGGCGCGGACTTCGAGCTGCTCCGGATGATGGGCCGCGATGTGGGCGATCTGATCGGCAAGACCGACTACATCGACTTCAAGAAGCTCGGCTACAAGGGTGATCCGATCCTCTACGGCGGACGGTTTACCCGGTTGCCGCTTGGGCAGAGGCCGGAAAAGCGATAGAACGCGTCCGTTTGCGCAAAAATCCGGGCCCGGGGTCGCATGACTCCGGGCCCTTTTGCGTCCGGCGGAACGGGCCGTTGCCAAATGGAGAGGGGGGGGCGCACCGCCGGCCTGTCTGTCTGGAAAAGGTCGTCGTGCAGGCCTTCTCAGAACCTTATGCAAGGCGGTATAAGTTAGTACGTATAGAGTGGACATCTACTTGTATAATCAGACAAATATAATGTCTTTAGATTTGCGGACATGTTCTAGCTCCTCAAGTATGGCTATGTCTGATCCCATTCGTCCATTCCCTATGACCGCTCTCACAATAAGGAGCACGCATGAAACTGTTTGAAAAAGTATCTGTGAAACTGTCTGCTTCGTTTGGGTGTCTTATTTTGCTTTCCATCCTGCTCGGCGTTTTTTCGATCCTGAAATTGAATGTGATAAACAACGATTCAACCACCATGGTCGAAAACTGGATCCCGTCCATAATCAACGTCAATAAGGTCAATACGGCCACGTCGGATTTCAGGATCGCGGAGTTGCAACACACCTTGTCCATCGACGACGAGAGCATGCGGACCTTTGAGGGAAATATGGCGGAGGAGGAGGCGAAGATCAAGCAGGCGTCGGACGCCTATGAACAGCTTCTCTCGAGCGACCGGGAGCGGTCGCTGTTCCATGCCTTTCAAGCGGCCTGGGCGGAATATATGGCGGTTCACAAGAAGTTTCTCGCCCTCTCCAGAGCCAACAAGAACGAGGAAGCCCAAGCTCTTTTGCGCAACCAGTCGCAGGACAAATTCATGGAGGCCAGCTCGGCCCTGGAAGAGCTCATCGCCGAGAATTTCAAGGGAGCGGAGGCGCAGAGCGCCGAGGGTGATGCCAACTACGAGAGCGCCAAGCTCTGGATCAGTTCGATCCTGCTGGGCGTGGTCGCGATCAGCGTCCTGTTGAGCCTTCTCATCATTCGCAGCTTGCTCGGCCAGTTGGGCGAGGAGCCGGTGCTTATCGCCTCCATCGCGCACCGCATCGCCGAAGGCGATCTGACGCTGAACCTGACCCGGAGCAAGCCCGCCGTAGGCGCGTTCGCCGCCATGCAGCAGATGGTGGAAAAACTCCAGGAAGTGGTTTCCAATGTCCGGGAGGCCGCCGACAACGTGGCTTCCGGCAGCACCGAGATCAGCTCCACGGCGGAGGAGATGAGCCAGGGGGCCACGGAACAGGCGGCGGCGGCCGAAGAGGTCTCGGCGAGCATGACCCAGATGGCCGCAAACATCGAGCAGAACACCCAGAACTCCCGGCAGACCGAGGAGATAGCCAGCAAGAGCGCGAACGACGCCACCGAGGGCGGGGAGGCCGTGACCAAGACCGTGGTGGCCATGAAGGAGATCGCCGAGAAGATCACCATCATTGAGGAGATCGCCCGGCAGACCAATCTCCTGGCCTTGAACGCGGCTATCGAAGCGGCCCGCGCGGGAGAGCACGGCAAGGGATTCGCGGTGGTCGCCGCCGAGGTCCGCAAGCTTGCCGAGCGCAGCGGGACGGCCGCGGCGGAAATCAGCGACCTGTCCTCGTCCAGCGTGGAGGTGGCCGAGCGCGCGGGTGCCATGCTGACCAGCCTGGTTCCGAACATCAACAAGACTTCGGACCTGGTGCGGGAAATCACCGCGGCCAGCGACGAGCAGAACAGCGGAGCCGCTCAGATCAGTTCGGCCATCACCCAGCTCGATACGGTCATCCAGCAAAGCGCGTCCTCCACCGAGGAACTGGCCGCCTCCAGCGAGGAACTGGCCGCTCAGGCTCAGGAGTTACAGGCGACCATGTCGTTCTTCAGGGTTTCCGAGGGCGGCCAGAGCCAACCGAGCCGAACTTTGACCCGCGTGACCGAGCGCCGCGCCGCGTTGCCGCACGGCTCCGCCCCGAAGGCGCCCCGGGCCACGAAGCCCAAGCCCCTCGCGTCGGGTGCGGATGACGGTTCGGATCATGGCTTTGAACGGTTTTAATCGGAGAAAGCCATGACGACCGACCATTTTTCCAGACAATATCTGACCTTCGGCATAAACCGCGAGGTCTTCGCCCTGGATATCGCCCGAGTGCGCGAAGTCCTGGAGGTGACCGAGGTTTGCGAACTGCCGAAGACGCCCGACCACATGAAGGGCGTGATCAACCTGCGCGGCCACGCGGTGCCGGTGGTGGACATGCGCGGCAAGCTCGGCCTGGGGCCGGGTGAACGCACCGTGGATACCTGCATTATCATTCTTGAAGCCGGCGACGGGGCCGGGACGTTGGGCGTGATCGTGGATTCGGTCCGCGCGGTGGTGCGCATCGAGTGTGACGACATCGAGCCCGCGCCCAGGGCGGGCGGTTTTCGCCAGGCGGAATATGTCCAGGGGCTCGGCCGCAGCGACGGGCGTTTTATCATCCTTGTGGATGTGGACGCGATCTTTGCCGGGGAGGAGCGGCCTGTTCCGGACCGCACGGGACAGGTCCCGGCAATCGAGGAACCGGCTTCGGCCGCCTGTCCGGTATCCTAGGGAGCGCAATCCCGCGGGAGATAGCCGCCCCCGGTCTTGCCGGACCGGGGGCGGCCTGTCTTTTCGTTGGACGCAGGAAGAGGCCGGGCCGTCCGCAGCCTATGGCGCGACGTCCAGGTCCAGGGTGGCCTCGATCAGCGACTTGGCCCTGACCCCGCCACAACTCGACTTGGAGACCTCGTTGAGCAGGATGAGGACGCGATACGATCCGGGCTCGGCGAAGGTTATGGTCGTTTCCGGATAGCCGGGCCGGACTTTGGGCTTGGCGCCTTTGGGCCGGACCGGGAACTCCACGTTCACGGCGGTGTAGGCCCCCATCGGGAATTGATACCCCTTGAGGTCGAAGACCGCCTTGACGGGCTGTCCCGCCTTGGCGGGCCCTTGCAGGCGGACCTCGCCGCCGGGCGTCGCCGAATGGATTTCGTCGGCCCGGGCCGGACCGGACAGAAGCGCAGCCCAGGCGAAAGCCAGGACGGCGCAGGCCGCGAGCAGGGGGGTGAGGGAGCGTTTCTTCATGGCTTGATCATACGCCCGGTCCGGTATATTGCAAGGCATGGGTATCCATTGGGTATGCGCATGGGAGGCGTCATGAAGAACCGATCCGGCGAGCAGCGGCACTATTGGGACATGCTGATGAACCTGGAGGGGGAGGAGAACTATTTCCTCGAACGCTGGTCCATCCGCATGGAGCAGGCGGGCTACCTGGAACACACCACGGCCAAGCGGGCCGACTGCCTCCTGGCCCTTTCCGATTTTCTGATGCCCATGCGGGAGCACCGCGACCGGGGCATGGCCAATCCGGACTTCCCCTGGCTCATCCGCCATGAAGGGGAGTGGGGACGGCCGCAGATAGAATCCGCCCGGCGGCACCGCATGCGCGGTATCACCGCGGACATGTACATCGGCTGCTTCAAGACCTTCATCCACAGCCTGGTGGACGTCATCGAGAAGATGGACGGCTCCTACGAGAGCAAGGTCCAGGCGCGCCGCCACGTCAAGCTCTACGGGGACGCCCTGGAGGTCCTGTTCGTGCGCGACTGGACGCGCATTTTGCCGGACCTGGCCGCGCAGAAGCTGGATGAGGCCAACAGGCTGCTGACGCTGGAGAAGTGCCGCTACGAGAACATCCTGGACGCCTCGTCCGAGCTTATCCTGGTGGTCGGCGGCGACGGCCGGGTGACCAAGGCCAACCGGGCGGCCCTGGCCGTGCTGGACGCGAAGGAAGCCATCGGTGCGCCCGTCTGGGACGTTTTGTCCGTGGAGGGGCAGTCCCTGGCCGATCTGCTCAAGTATTATCCCGAGGGTACGTCCTGCGAGGTGAATCCGTTCAACGAGACCGTCGTCTACCGCATGCAGATCAACTCCATAGGCAACGTGTCCATGGCCAGCGACGAGTATATGCTCATGCTGACCAACATCACGGCCCACGCGGCCCAGCGCGCGACCCTGGAGCGGGTGGTCTCCGAACGCACCGAGGCCCTGCGCCGGGAAAAGGAGCAGCTTGAGGAGATGAACATCACCCTGCGCAACGTGCTGCAATCCATCGACCGCGAGCGCGCGCAGCTCCTGGGCGAGGTCTCGGCCAAGGTCAACAACCTGGTCCTGCCCGCTCTGGAACGGATCGAGAGCGAAGAGGACGCGGTCATCCGCAAGGGCTACCTGACCGTGGCCAAGGATCAGCTGGGCCGGCTGGCTCCGGGCAGCGGCGGTTCGGATCCACTGCTGCTAAAACTGACCCACATGGAGACCCGTGTGGCCCAGTTTATCCAGGCCGGGCATCCGTCCAAGGAGATCGCGGAGTCCCTGAACATCTCGGTGGAGACGGTCCAGACCCACCGCAAGAATATCCGGCGCAAGCTCGGCCTGCACGGCAAGAGCGTCAGCCTGTACGCCCACCTCAAGACTCTGGGGCTGACTGCCTGATTCTTTCGGAATGGGTAGTTGCTGCTACCCATTCTATCCCCACTTTCCCGTCTGTTGTCCTCTCGCATGATTATCATACTGGGTTAAGCATGATCCCGGTATGTTGTTTAATGGAGGAAAAACATGACGGACGAATCGCATACCTGTGACGAGGCCCGGGCCCTTCGGGAGTTCTTCGCGGCAAGGAATGCGGCGGACCTGAAGCGCGCGGCGGCCGGCATCTCCGATCTTTTTCATTTGACCCTCGCGCCGGACACCGACTGGATCGGCGCGGAATACGATTTCAACCGGCTCTTCGTCGGCCCCATGGCCGTTCCGGCCCCGCCCTACGCCTCGGCCTACCAGTTCGAGCCCACGCTCATGGGCAAGCCGACCATGGATGTGCGCGAGGCCTACCGCGTCCTGGGGCTCCGGGTCCCGGATCAAGGGCGCACCCCGGACGATCATCTGGCTTTCGAACTCGACCTGGCGGCGGCATTGCCGGGTCCGGGCGCGTGTCCGGAGGACGATCCCGCGCTGGCCGAGGTCCGGGAGTGGCTTTTGGGTGAGCACCTGCCGGGGTGGGTCCCCGCTTTCATCGAGGCCGTGCGGACGCAGCCGGAGGTCTGCGAACCCGTAAGCATGGCCATGGACGCTCTTGAAGGTTGGCTCGAAGCCGTTCGCCCCCCGGCAAGGGCAGGCGAGGCATAAAAAAACTTTCAACATGATCTGGAGGAGGATCATATGACAGCGAGAAAATGTATGTTCAGCAGACGGCGCTTCCTGCAAGGGGCGGCCGTGGCGGGCGCGGCGGCCATGCTGCCGTGCTCCCTGCTGGTGCCCGACGAGGCCCGGGCGGCCGCGTTCAGCGAAGGCGACTACCAGACCTTCCGCAACGCCTGTCCGCGCAACTGTTACGACACCTGCAGCATCAAGACCTACGTCAAGGACGGGGTCATCCAATTTATCGAGGGCGCATCCGAGTCCACCTACACGGACGGCGGCCTGTGCGTGAAGGGATACAGCTACACGCGGCGGCCCTACAGCCCGGACCGGGTCAAGTACCCCATGGTTCAGGACGGGCGGCGGTCCGGCAAGTGGCGGCGGGTGTCCTGGGACGAGGCCCTGGACATGATCGCCAGGAAGGTGCTCAAGCTCAAGGAAGAGGACGGCAACCTGCTCGGCCTGGGCATGACAAAATATTCCGGTAACTTCGGCATCACAAACTACGGCGTGGAAGGACTCATGTCCTCGCTGGGCTACACCACCCGTTTCGTCGGCACCCCGTGCTGGCCCGCAGGCATCGACGCCCAGAACTACGACATGGGCAACATGTGGTGCAACGATCCCGAGGACATGGTCAAGGCGCGTTACGTCATCATTTGGGGCGCGAACCCGGCCTGGTGTTCGGTCCATTCCATGAAGTACATCATGGAGGCCAAGCGGCGCGGCGCCAAGGTTGTGGTCGTGGACCCGGTCTTCACCCAGACCGCGGCCAAAGGCGACGTTTACTGGCAGCCCAAGACCGCCTCGGACGGAGCCCTTGCCCTAGGCATGGCCCGGCACATCCTGGACAAGGGACTGGTGGACGAGGACTTCGTCCATACCTACGGCCTCGGCTTCGACGAGTTCGCCGACTACCTGCGCAACAACGTGACCGTGGAATGGGCCGCCGAACAGTCCGGCATCCCGGCCCGTGAAATCATGGAAGTGGCCGAGGAATTCGCCTCGGCCGACCCGGCGACCATCTGGATCGGCTATGGCATGCAGCGCCACACCAACGGCGGGGCATCCGTGCGCTCCATCGACGCGCTCGTAGCCATGACCGGCAACGTCGGCAAGGAAGGCGGCGGCGCGCGCTACGGCCACCTCCAGACCTGGGGCTTCAACTACCACGCCCTGATCCAGAAGCAGCCCGAGGGCTCCAAGGGGTTCCTGGGCGGCGCGGCCAAGGGCGAATTCGACTTCACCAGCGGCTCGGGCGCGAACTATACCGATCGCACCGTGAACATCAACAAGACCGCCCAGGCCATCCTGGACTCCGCCGACCCGGCCATTCGCATGCTCTGGGTCTCCTGCAAGAACCCCTTTGCCCAGGATTTCGACCGGCCCAAGCTGGAAAAGGCCTTCGACAAGCTCGAAATGGTCGTCACCGTGGACCAGTTCTTCAACGAGACCGTGGCCAACTCCGACATCGTCCTGCCGGTGACCACGCTGTTCGAGGAATGGACGGTCAACGTCTCCTATTGGCACTACTGGCTGTCCGTCAACGAGCAGGCCATCAAGCCCATGTTCGAGACCAAGTCCAATATCGAGATCGCGGCGGCCCTGTCCAAGAAGATGAACGAACTGGCCCCGGGCTCCTGCACCTTCCCCCAGGACATCGACACCAGGGAATGGATGGAGAAGGAATTCAACCAGGGCATCTACGACATGTTCGGCATCAGCGACTGGACCGAGCTCAAAAAGGGCCCGGTCAAGGCCAAGCTGGCCTCCTCGGCGGCCTGGAACGACAAGAAGTTCGGCACGCCTTCGGGCAAGTACGAGTTCAAGTCCGAACTGTGCGAACAGCACGGCCACAAGGCGTTGCCCGAGTTCAAGGCCGGACGCGAGCATTATGACAAGTTCCGCCTGCTTACCCCGCATACCAAGTTTGGCCTCCACTCCCAGTTCGTCAATCTGGACTGGATGCACGAATACAACAAGGAACCCTACGTCTACATGCACCCCAAGGCGGCTGCCGGGAAGGGAATCGAGGATCTGGACATGGTCCGCGTGTTCAACAAGGTCGGCGAGCAAAAGGCCCGGGTCAAGCTGACCGACAACGTGACCGAGGACTGCCTGCTCATGTACGAAGCGTGGTTCGGCCGGGGCAACAGCTACAACGTCCAGAACCTGGTGGACGACGAGTCCGCCGACATGGGCGCGTTCAAGGCCGGTGCGCCGGGCGTGGCCATCCACGACCAGTTCGCCGACATCGAGCGGGCGTAAGGAGGATGATATGAAAAAGCAATACGCATTCCATGTGGATACCGAGCGGTGCATCGGCTGCTTCACCTGCGCCATGGCCTGCCGCAACTACTATCATCAGGTGGAGGGCGTGGTCTGGCGGCAGGTCCACCCTCTGAGCGAGGAGATCTATCCCCATCGGGAACGGGCCTTCCTGTCGTTGTCGTGCAACCACTGCGAGCATCCGGCCTGCCTGAACGTCTGCCCGGTGGAGGCGTACACCAAGCGGGAGGACGGCGTGGTCGTCCATCACCAGGAGAAATGCATCGGCTGCGGCAACTGCATCCGCTCCTGTCCCTACGGCGCGCCCAAGTACAATCCGGTGGAAAAGCGCGCCGAGAAGTGCAGCCTCTGCCACGAGCGGCTGGATGCCGGGCTCAAGCCCGCCTGCGTGCAGGCCTGCCCCACGGACGCCTTGCAACTCATCGACCTGGCCGAGTTCACGGAGACCAACGAGGTCCAGTACCCGGCGGGCTACCCCCGGATGGAGGAACTCAATCCGTCCACCCGGTTCGTCCTGCCTCAAACCCCCAAGATGGTCAGGAGGTAGCCATGCAGTCCATGGAAATTCCGCTCGTTCTGTTTACCGTATTCTCCCAGGCGGCCATCGGCCTGACCCTGATGCGCGCGGTGCGCACCACG
It includes:
- a CDS encoding methyl-accepting chemotaxis protein; this translates as MKLFEKVSVKLSASFGCLILLSILLGVFSILKLNVINNDSTTMVENWIPSIINVNKVNTATSDFRIAELQHTLSIDDESMRTFEGNMAEEEAKIKQASDAYEQLLSSDRERSLFHAFQAAWAEYMAVHKKFLALSRANKNEEAQALLRNQSQDKFMEASSALEELIAENFKGAEAQSAEGDANYESAKLWISSILLGVVAISVLLSLLIIRSLLGQLGEEPVLIASIAHRIAEGDLTLNLTRSKPAVGAFAAMQQMVEKLQEVVSNVREAADNVASGSTEISSTAEEMSQGATEQAAAAEEVSASMTQMAANIEQNTQNSRQTEEIASKSANDATEGGEAVTKTVVAMKEIAEKITIIEEIARQTNLLALNAAIEAARAGEHGKGFAVVAAEVRKLAERSGTAAAEISDLSSSSVEVAERAGAMLTSLVPNINKTSDLVREITAASDEQNSGAAQISSAITQLDTVIQQSASSTEELAASSEELAAQAQELQATMSFFRVSEGGQSQPSRTLTRVTERRAALPHGSAPKAPRATKPKPLASGADDGSDHGFERF
- a CDS encoding chemotaxis protein CheW — protein: MTTDHFSRQYLTFGINREVFALDIARVREVLEVTEVCELPKTPDHMKGVINLRGHAVPVVDMRGKLGLGPGERTVDTCIIILEAGDGAGTLGVIVDSVRAVVRIECDDIEPAPRAGGFRQAEYVQGLGRSDGRFIILVDVDAIFAGEERPVPDRTGQVPAIEEPASAACPVS
- a CDS encoding LuxR C-terminal-related transcriptional regulator, whose product is MKNRSGEQRHYWDMLMNLEGEENYFLERWSIRMEQAGYLEHTTAKRADCLLALSDFLMPMREHRDRGMANPDFPWLIRHEGEWGRPQIESARRHRMRGITADMYIGCFKTFIHSLVDVIEKMDGSYESKVQARRHVKLYGDALEVLFVRDWTRILPDLAAQKLDEANRLLTLEKCRYENILDASSELILVVGGDGRVTKANRAALAVLDAKEAIGAPVWDVLSVEGQSLADLLKYYPEGTSCEVNPFNETVVYRMQINSIGNVSMASDEYMLMLTNITAHAAQRATLERVVSERTEALRREKEQLEEMNITLRNVLQSIDRERAQLLGEVSAKVNNLVLPALERIESEEDAVIRKGYLTVAKDQLGRLAPGSGGSDPLLLKLTHMETRVAQFIQAGHPSKEIAESLNISVETVQTHRKNIRRKLGLHGKSVSLYAHLKTLGLTA
- a CDS encoding molecular chaperone TorD family protein is translated as MTDESHTCDEARALREFFAARNAADLKRAAAGISDLFHLTLAPDTDWIGAEYDFNRLFVGPMAVPAPPYASAYQFEPTLMGKPTMDVREAYRVLGLRVPDQGRTPDDHLAFELDLAAALPGPGACPEDDPALAEVREWLLGEHLPGWVPAFIEAVRTQPEVCEPVSMAMDALEGWLEAVRPPARAGEA
- a CDS encoding molybdopterin-dependent oxidoreductase, which codes for MTARKCMFSRRRFLQGAAVAGAAAMLPCSLLVPDEARAAAFSEGDYQTFRNACPRNCYDTCSIKTYVKDGVIQFIEGASESTYTDGGLCVKGYSYTRRPYSPDRVKYPMVQDGRRSGKWRRVSWDEALDMIARKVLKLKEEDGNLLGLGMTKYSGNFGITNYGVEGLMSSLGYTTRFVGTPCWPAGIDAQNYDMGNMWCNDPEDMVKARYVIIWGANPAWCSVHSMKYIMEAKRRGAKVVVVDPVFTQTAAKGDVYWQPKTASDGALALGMARHILDKGLVDEDFVHTYGLGFDEFADYLRNNVTVEWAAEQSGIPAREIMEVAEEFASADPATIWIGYGMQRHTNGGASVRSIDALVAMTGNVGKEGGGARYGHLQTWGFNYHALIQKQPEGSKGFLGGAAKGEFDFTSGSGANYTDRTVNINKTAQAILDSADPAIRMLWVSCKNPFAQDFDRPKLEKAFDKLEMVVTVDQFFNETVANSDIVLPVTTLFEEWTVNVSYWHYWLSVNEQAIKPMFETKSNIEIAAALSKKMNELAPGSCTFPQDIDTREWMEKEFNQGIYDMFGISDWTELKKGPVKAKLASSAAWNDKKFGTPSGKYEFKSELCEQHGHKALPEFKAGREHYDKFRLLTPHTKFGLHSQFVNLDWMHEYNKEPYVYMHPKAAAGKGIEDLDMVRVFNKVGEQKARVKLTDNVTEDCLLMYEAWFGRGNSYNVQNLVDDESADMGAFKAGAPGVAIHDQFADIERA